Proteins encoded together in one Chelonoidis abingdonii isolate Lonesome George chromosome 1, CheloAbing_2.0, whole genome shotgun sequence window:
- the ZAR1L gene encoding LOW QUALITY PROTEIN: protein ZAR1-like (The sequence of the model RefSeq protein was modified relative to this genomic sequence to represent the inferred CDS: inserted 3 bases in 2 codons; substituted 2 bases at 2 genomic stop codons), giving the protein MERFIYPLYSVYQGYGGTLMSSQGGGLVGPKQKQLKWKQSKGRSPSLGVPITPATAAGPEPADYLDGYMWAQLKALLSQVSPGLPLRLCKANTKDLGVQVNPXVDASVQCXMGPCTLQGSFPQSSSNPFSWAGPAIYSPGLDWHLFTLAAVARPQVAPPTAPERKEGAGGEQVAPQLEEEPGKRSQGADTAPSQQPQPEETEAVPQGEGAAEMKRSTFQFLEQKYGYFHCKDSKTRWESVYVWYISGSNRVYFKQLCHKCQKDFNPYXVEAIQCQTCSKTRCSCPQXRHIDLKRLHRQELCGHCKGKRLFCDNTYSFKYIV; this is encoded by the exons ATGGAGAGATTTATCTATCCCCTCTACAGTGTGTACCAGGGGTACGGTGGCACCCTCATGTCCAGCCAGGGTGGGGGCTTGGTGGGCCCCAAACAGAAGCAGCTCAAGTGGAAGCAAAGCAAAGGCAGGAGCCCTTCCCTGGGCGTTCCCATCACTCCCGCCACAGCAGCTGGCCCGGAGCCCGCTGACTACCTGGACGGCTACATGTGGGCGCAGCTCAAGGCGCTGCTGTCCCAAGTGAGCCCAGGCCTCCCCCTACGGCTCTGCAAGGCCAACACCAAGGATCTGGGCGTGCAGGTGAACC GGGTGGATGCCTCAGTGCAGTGCTAAATGGGGCCCTGCACACTGCAGGGCAGCTTCCCGCAGAGCTCCTCAAACCCCTTCAGCTGGGCGGGCCCAGCCATCTACTCACCTGGGTTGGACTGGCACCTCTTCACCCTGGCCGCGGTGGCCAGGCCTCAGGTGGCGCCACCCACAGCCccggagaggaaggagggagccGGCGGAGAGCAGGTGGCGCCACAGCTGGAGGAAGAGCCTGGcaagaggagccagggagcagacaCCGCCCCTTCCCAGCAGCCGCAGCCGGAAGAGACTGAGGCGGTGCCGCAGGGAGAAGGGGCCGCCGAGATGAAGAGATCCACCTTCCAG TTCTTGGAACAGAAGTATGGCTATTTTCATTGTAAAGACAGCAAAACCAGATgggagagtgtgtatgtgtggtaCATTTCTGGAAGTAACAGG GTTTACTTTAAACAACTCTGTCACAAATGCCAAAAGGACTTCAATCCTTATTGAGTGGAAGCAATCCAGTGCCAG ACTTGCTCAAAGACTCGTTGCTCCTGCCCCCA AAGACACATTGACCTCAAGAGACTCCACCGCCAAGAGCTGTGTGGTCACTGCAAAGGCAAGAGACTATTCTGTGACAACACTTATAGCTTTAAGTACATTGTTTGA